From a single Paenibacillus sp. FSL W8-0426 genomic region:
- a CDS encoding ABC transporter ATP-binding protein, with translation MQPLLKINDLSVSFHSGEDEFHAVRGVSFEVRKGETLGIVGESGSGKSVTARSIMRLLPSPPSQMKSGEILFKGTDLAHKTQKEMESIRGRDIGMIFQDPMSSLNPTVKIGKQIAESLIKHQRLSKREAKKQAIEMLKLVGIPHSEVRYNQYPHEFSGGMRQRVMIAIALACRPELLIADEPTTALDVTIQAQILNLMKNMQEQLGTSIILITHDLGVVAGMCDRVVVMKNGEIVETGTTAEIFAHPKHPYTIKLLNALPRLDEKKKPKPASLVAGHGEDAAPLLEVQSLRQHFNLGKGNTLKAVNDISFHIRQGETLGVVGESGSGKSTTGRAILRLHEPTGGEVLFKGVPMSRLSKQEMKKMRRHMQIIFQDPYASLNPKFKIMDIIGEALDIHQLVSSTSEREKRVEELLELVGLDPSHAHRYPHEFSGGQRQRIGIARALAVEPEFIVCDEPLSALDVSIQSQIVQLLQELQQRLGLTYLFIAHDLSMVKHISDRVAVMYQGKIVELAESEELYSNPQHAYTKALLSAIPVPDPAVESKKKRIAAEDNAGENGGDRYNLEQSRWVEVTEGHWVAMSG, from the coding sequence ATGCAGCCTTTATTGAAAATCAATGATCTTTCCGTCTCTTTTCATTCAGGTGAAGACGAGTTCCATGCGGTCCGAGGGGTGTCGTTCGAGGTGCGCAAGGGCGAGACGCTGGGCATCGTCGGAGAATCAGGCAGCGGCAAGAGCGTCACGGCGCGTTCGATCATGAGGCTGCTTCCGTCTCCGCCTTCGCAGATGAAGAGCGGGGAGATTTTGTTCAAAGGCACGGACCTGGCCCACAAAACGCAGAAGGAAATGGAAAGCATCCGCGGGCGCGACATCGGCATGATCTTTCAGGACCCGATGAGCTCGCTTAATCCGACCGTGAAGATCGGAAAACAAATCGCGGAAAGTCTGATCAAACACCAGCGTTTATCCAAACGGGAAGCGAAGAAACAAGCGATCGAGATGCTGAAATTGGTGGGCATTCCGCATAGCGAGGTACGATATAACCAATATCCGCATGAATTTTCCGGAGGCATGCGCCAGCGGGTGATGATCGCCATCGCTTTGGCTTGCCGCCCTGAGCTGTTGATTGCGGATGAACCGACAACGGCGCTCGACGTGACCATTCAGGCACAAATTCTGAATTTGATGAAAAATATGCAGGAGCAGCTCGGCACGTCGATCATTCTCATTACGCACGACTTGGGGGTTGTGGCGGGGATGTGCGACCGCGTCGTCGTTATGAAAAACGGTGAAATCGTGGAAACGGGCACGACGGCTGAAATTTTTGCCCATCCGAAGCATCCTTACACGATCAAGCTCCTGAATGCGCTGCCGCGGCTGGACGAAAAGAAAAAACCGAAGCCCGCTTCGCTTGTAGCGGGCCATGGAGAGGACGCAGCGCCGCTTCTTGAAGTCCAATCGCTTCGCCAGCATTTCAATCTCGGCAAAGGCAATACGCTGAAGGCCGTCAACGATATCAGCTTCCACATCCGGCAAGGGGAAACGTTAGGCGTGGTCGGGGAATCAGGCAGCGGCAAATCAACGACGGGCCGTGCCATTCTAAGGCTGCACGAACCTACAGGCGGCGAGGTATTGTTCAAAGGCGTGCCGATGAGCCGTCTTTCCAAGCAGGAAATGAAAAAGATGAGACGCCATATGCAGATCATATTCCAGGATCCGTATGCATCGCTCAATCCCAAATTCAAAATTATGGACATTATCGGCGAGGCGCTGGATATTCATCAACTCGTCAGCAGTACGTCCGAACGGGAGAAACGGGTGGAAGAATTGCTGGAACTGGTGGGATTAGATCCGTCCCATGCGCATCGTTATCCGCATGAATTTTCGGGCGGGCAGCGCCAGCGCATCGGCATCGCCCGGGCATTGGCCGTGGAGCCGGAGTTTATCGTGTGTGATGAACCCCTGTCCGCCCTCGACGTATCCATTCAGTCTCAAATCGTGCAACTGCTCCAGGAACTGCAGCAGCGCCTTGGCCTGACATATCTGTTCATTGCGCATGACCTGTCGATGGTCAAACATATCAGCGACCGCGTGGCCGTCATGTATCAAGGCAAAATCGTGGAGCTGGCGGAAAGCGAGGAATTATACTCCAACCCGCAGCATGCCTATACCAAAGCGCTGCTTTCGGCAATTCCGGTACCCGATCCGGCCGTGGAGTCGAAGAAAAAACGCATTGCCGCAGAGGACAACGCCGGGGAAAACGGCGGAGATCGTTACAACCTGGAGCAATCCCGCTGGGTCGAAGTCACGGAAGGACACTGGGTAGCGATGTCGGGGTAA
- a CDS encoding ABC transporter permease: MNVAEGSKTSRLADTLGFIYGKMLQHPSYRYVLFILGLPIHLIVLFVWLKERKQDGWLAAEQAARQDLLDPSYRDSLRSRVEDQLRRKHLFFKQQVSEQEFKRQADEWMEETFRKELRERTAIRLQEQGRQRLTLADAYRSLISHRWFLALSIIPGCLMYLMLFLYGNSYLKYIFERILMTVFVIFGVATLVFTILYLSPFNPAANILGETATPEQIANFNRVYGLDQSYLSQLWNNIKGIALFDLGKSFTGNEDVTATIARKFPITLTLAAISLLLALVIALPIGIISAIKPNSWFDYTFMFIALIGLSIPNFWQGLIFILNFSIKMQWLPPTFNPQNWLSIIMPTIVLGTGLTAAVARMTRSSTLEVIHEDYVMTARAKGLNERTVILKHAVRNALIPIITVVGLQFGGMLGGAAVTEKVFNISGLGSYIVDKQFIPDIPSIMGGVVYTAITISIINVIVDLLYAFIDPRVRSKMKQY, encoded by the coding sequence TTGAACGTTGCAGAAGGCAGCAAAACGTCACGGCTAGCGGACACCTTGGGTTTCATTTACGGCAAAATGCTGCAGCACCCCTCGTACCGATATGTTCTGTTCATACTAGGTCTGCCGATCCATTTGATCGTGCTTTTTGTATGGCTTAAGGAACGAAAGCAGGATGGCTGGCTCGCTGCCGAGCAGGCCGCAAGGCAGGATCTGCTCGATCCATCCTATCGCGATTCGTTGCGCTCCCGGGTGGAAGATCAGCTCAGGCGCAAGCACCTGTTCTTCAAACAGCAGGTCAGCGAGCAGGAATTCAAACGCCAGGCTGATGAGTGGATGGAAGAAACGTTTCGAAAGGAACTCCGGGAACGTACCGCCATTCGTCTTCAAGAGCAAGGACGGCAGCGGTTAACTTTGGCGGATGCGTACCGCTCGTTGATCAGCCACCGTTGGTTTCTGGCGCTCTCGATCATTCCGGGATGTCTGATGTATCTCATGTTGTTCTTGTACGGGAATTCGTACCTCAAGTACATATTCGAAAGGATTTTGATGACGGTATTCGTCATCTTCGGCGTAGCTACGCTTGTCTTCACCATTTTGTACCTGTCCCCGTTTAACCCAGCGGCGAACATCTTGGGCGAAACAGCGACGCCGGAACAGATCGCGAACTTTAATCGCGTGTATGGGCTGGATCAGTCCTACCTGTCTCAACTGTGGAACAACATCAAGGGAATCGCGCTGTTCGATTTGGGCAAATCCTTCACCGGGAACGAAGACGTCACGGCAACGATTGCCAGAAAATTCCCGATCACGCTGACCTTGGCGGCTATTTCGCTGCTGCTGGCACTGGTGATCGCTCTGCCGATCGGCATTATTTCGGCGATCAAGCCGAATTCATGGTTCGATTATACGTTTATGTTTATCGCACTCATCGGGTTGTCCATTCCGAACTTTTGGCAAGGCCTTATCTTTATTCTGAATTTTTCGATCAAAATGCAGTGGCTGCCCCCTACCTTCAATCCGCAAAATTGGCTATCCATCATCATGCCAACGATTGTGCTGGGAACGGGACTGACGGCGGCGGTGGCCCGTATGACGCGTTCTTCCACCCTGGAGGTCATTCATGAGGATTACGTCATGACAGCCCGAGCCAAAGGTTTGAACGAACGCACCGTCATATTGAAACACGCCGTTCGCAATGCGCTCATCCCGATTATCACGGTAGTTGGCTTGCAATTTGGGGGCATGCTCGGCGGAGCGGCCGTCACGGAAAAAGTGTTCAATATTAGCGGACTCGGCAGCTACATCGTCGACAAACAATTTATACCTGATATTCCGAGTATAATGGGCGGAGTAGTATACACTGCCATTACGATTTCCATCATCAACGTCATCGTTGATCTGTTGTATGCCTTCATTGATCCGCGTGTACGTTCCAAGATGAAACAATATTAA
- a CDS encoding ABC transporter permease, with amino-acid sequence MTKSDSTLSSMRFRLKSSQEYRQAGFAWIATVLLTLLLLLNSYDWSLGEMKPFVLTAALVYLFFVLVQTLLTLKLRGDLLQHGQVGTLVRGLAWVQLLAALSGNIFIAASAFHLIRKQKSIEYTFAVYMLLTQLFVIGVSALNVFKPYVSDTFLPSMGALLGLLAAELGVLICISRYPVQRHLPRWMTWLGILLILITVTGNLFALLLGISIIGRIRRQGKQKSNFWNDLWTRLASNITAMSGLFFIVFLFAMSICSLYTFDYGMAVENDYSALLQPPSLAYPLGTDDFGRDLFSRIVFGARISLIVGCLSTLIPVVIGGVLGAVSGFYGRHTDNIIMRLLDILYAIPGILLAIAIIAAFGANTVNLILALSLGAIPTYARTMRASVLYVSTFEFVEAARALGYNNRTLIFKHIIPNSLAPMIVKSTLTIGGAVIATSSLSYLGLGVEPHIPEWGNILKLGSTYLETHSYLAIYPGLAIILLVLSFNFLGDGLRDALDPKLEKA; translated from the coding sequence ATGACAAAATCGGATTCTACCCTATCGTCCATGCGCTTCCGGCTGAAGTCTTCGCAGGAATACCGTCAGGCAGGCTTCGCCTGGATCGCCACCGTATTGTTGACTTTGCTGCTGCTGTTGAACAGTTACGACTGGAGCCTCGGGGAGATGAAGCCCTTTGTGCTCACGGCAGCGTTGGTTTATCTGTTTTTCGTGCTCGTCCAGACGTTGCTGACGCTGAAGCTTCGAGGCGATTTGCTCCAACATGGACAGGTCGGCACGCTCGTTCGCGGACTGGCCTGGGTTCAGCTTCTGGCCGCGTTGTCCGGCAACATTTTCATCGCTGCGTCCGCATTCCATCTGATCCGGAAGCAGAAGAGCATCGAATATACGTTTGCGGTGTATATGCTGCTCACCCAACTATTCGTGATCGGCGTATCCGCATTGAACGTGTTCAAACCGTACGTGTCCGATACATTCCTACCTTCGATGGGAGCACTGCTGGGGCTGCTTGCAGCCGAGTTGGGCGTGCTCATTTGCATATCCCGTTATCCCGTTCAACGCCATCTTCCGCGTTGGATGACATGGCTGGGTATTCTGCTGATCCTGATCACCGTCACGGGCAATCTGTTCGCGCTGCTGCTCGGCATTTCGATCATCGGCCGCATCCGTCGGCAGGGAAAACAGAAATCGAACTTCTGGAACGACCTGTGGACCAGGCTCGCTTCCAATATCACGGCAATGTCCGGCCTGTTCTTCATCGTCTTCCTGTTCGCGATGTCGATCTGCAGCCTGTATACCTTTGACTATGGCATGGCCGTGGAAAACGACTACTCGGCGCTCTTGCAGCCGCCTTCCCTGGCTTATCCGCTCGGGACCGACGATTTCGGGCGCGACCTGTTCTCCCGCATCGTATTCGGAGCCAGAATCTCGCTCATCGTGGGCTGCTTGTCAACGCTTATTCCCGTCGTGATCGGCGGCGTATTGGGCGCTGTCTCGGGATTCTACGGCAGGCATACGGATAACATCATCATGCGGCTGCTCGACATTCTTTATGCCATTCCGGGCATTCTGCTGGCGATCGCCATCATTGCCGCCTTCGGCGCCAATACAGTGAACCTGATTCTCGCGCTCAGTCTGGGAGCCATACCAACGTATGCCCGTACGATGAGAGCCAGCGTACTGTACGTCTCCACGTTTGAATTCGTGGAAGCCGCTCGTGCGCTCGGTTATAACAACCGTACCCTAATTTTCAAACACATCATTCCGAACTCGCTCGCCCCGATGATCGTCAAATCGACCCTGACCATCGGCGGCGCCGTCATTGCAACCAGCAGCTTGAGTTATCTCGGACTCGGCGTGGAGCCGCACATTCCGGAATGGGGCAACATTCTCAAATTGGGCAGCACGTATCTGGAAACCCATTCGTACCTGGCGATCTATCCGGGGCTCGCCATCATTCTGCTGGTGCTCTCATTCAATTTCCTGGGTGACGGATTGCGCGATGCCCTGGATCCAAAGCTGGAAAAGGCGTAA
- a CDS encoding ABC transporter substrate-binding protein produces MKLNKRTLFSLLLVLVIVISGCSVKTKSDAQTTETPSNTAETTDQTPVDIELLAQSSSENDVNIIRDQLTKNGFNVKLNLQPDYGSYKSQQDAGNYDIALSSWTTVTGNPDYAVRSLFKTGGDYSILADEEVDKLIDQAATQTPDQYKETYKQLEQRLVTDQAYIVPLYNSLKSQALNQEVLNADTVRLSKSRAMAWEPIEFKDSSLNAKQPLILTQSASVLTSLDPIKGNDGSINQLNTNMYVRLVNLTDDDQITPEASLSHNYSIADGNSEYYFILRDDINFAKIENKKAVDTGERVGADDVIFSLDRAKNKDSVPDHRTYSLHEHIKTVELVTDLAALESTQQSGGGGSVKDALEKGLDSKISELVSDKTKADNKAGKYQVVKLTTTEPFPQVLNYLAHQSAGIVSKKQVESINTYDVASFDVNKDIPYGDQNTVTEGAAYNNTLYTSGPYILSYKNDYEGVFLKNPGYRPGSEYAPKISQVNVRFIADADSALSALRSGEIHVYYGVPETKYDIIEGDSKLKLQSMQSNAVSYLLFNTANRDVAKSSDLRKAVLYSINQDDILQFYKNNKLKAYSTVSPLVQTGNELKADPAKVKEFLAAYKASK; encoded by the coding sequence ATGAAATTAAACAAACGTACGCTATTCTCGCTGCTGCTCGTGCTGGTCATCGTGATTTCCGGCTGCAGCGTCAAAACCAAATCGGATGCCCAAACAACGGAGACGCCTTCCAATACGGCGGAAACGACGGATCAAACGCCGGTTGACATCGAATTGCTGGCCCAAAGCTCAAGCGAAAACGACGTAAACATCATTCGCGATCAGCTGACCAAAAATGGTTTCAACGTCAAGTTGAACCTGCAGCCCGACTATGGCAGCTACAAGTCCCAGCAGGACGCCGGAAACTATGACATCGCCTTGTCCAGCTGGACGACGGTAACCGGCAACCCGGATTACGCGGTTCGTTCCCTTTTCAAAACCGGCGGGGATTACAGCATTCTGGCCGACGAGGAAGTCGACAAACTGATCGACCAAGCCGCCACCCAAACGCCGGATCAATACAAAGAAACGTATAAACAATTGGAGCAGCGTCTGGTGACGGACCAAGCCTATATCGTACCGCTGTACAATTCGTTGAAAAGCCAAGCCTTGAATCAAGAGGTCCTGAACGCGGATACGGTACGTCTGTCCAAATCACGGGCCATGGCCTGGGAACCGATTGAGTTCAAAGACAGCTCTCTGAACGCCAAACAGCCTTTGATTCTGACGCAAAGCGCGTCCGTCCTGACTTCCCTTGACCCGATCAAAGGCAACGACGGTTCCATCAACCAGTTGAACACCAACATGTATGTGCGTCTGGTGAACTTGACGGACGATGACCAAATCACGCCGGAAGCCTCCCTTTCCCATAATTACAGCATTGCGGACGGCAATTCCGAATACTATTTCATCCTGCGCGACGACATCAACTTCGCGAAGATCGAAAACAAAAAAGCGGTGGACACCGGCGAACGCGTAGGCGCGGACGATGTCATCTTCTCCCTGGATCGCGCCAAAAATAAAGATTCCGTGCCGGATCACCGGACATACAGCCTGCATGAGCATATCAAAACGGTAGAACTGGTCACCGATCTGGCCGCGCTCGAATCGACGCAGCAATCCGGCGGCGGCGGCTCCGTCAAAGACGCACTGGAGAAAGGATTGGACAGCAAAATCTCCGAACTGGTATCCGACAAAACAAAGGCCGACAACAAAGCCGGAAAATATCAAGTGGTCAAATTAACAACCACCGAACCTTTCCCGCAAGTATTGAACTACCTGGCTCACCAATCGGCAGGCATCGTGTCCAAGAAACAGGTCGAAAGCATCAATACGTATGATGTGGCATCGTTTGACGTGAACAAGGACATTCCTTACGGAGACCAAAATACGGTAACCGAAGGCGCGGCTTACAACAATACGCTGTACACGAGCGGTCCTTACATCCTGTCTTACAAAAACGACTACGAAGGCGTGTTCCTGAAAAATCCCGGCTATCGCCCAGGCTCTGAATATGCGCCTAAAATTTCTCAAGTCAACGTTCGCTTCATCGCCGATGCGGACAGCGCCCTTTCCGCCCTGCGCAGCGGCGAGATCCACGTTTACTACGGCGTCCCTGAAACGAAGTACGACATTATCGAAGGCGACAGCAAATTGAAGCTGCAAAGCATGCAAAGCAATGCCGTGAGCTACCTGTTGTTCAACACGGCCAACCGCGACGTAGCCAAAAGCAGCGATCTGAGAAAAGCGGTCCTGTATTCCATCAACCAGGATGACATTCTGCAATTTTACAAAAACAACAAACTCAAAGCTTACTCCACCGTTAGCCCGCTCGTTCAAACCGGAAACGAATTGAAGGCCGACCCGGCAAAAGTGAAAGAGTTCCTGGCCGCATACAAAGCTTCAAAGTAA
- a CDS encoding cyclase family protein produces the protein MSNELLQALQLLKQKKWVDLTHTFGPESPHFSAFDAARFDTLFNHDQGFFAQSFTFPGQYGTHLDAPIHFVRDTRYLEELDLKELVLPLVVIDQSEAVAANSDFTLNVEHILAFEEEHGTIEPGSFVALRTDWSKRWPSHEQFDNKDAEGNSHAPGWSVGALEFLFQERRIQAIGHETFDTDAAVDYQKNGSLLAEYYVLAQDTYQVELLKNLDQVPAKGAVIFNIVPKAEKASGFPVRSFAILP, from the coding sequence ATGTCGAACGAACTTTTACAAGCCTTGCAGCTATTGAAACAGAAAAAATGGGTTGACCTGACCCATACCTTCGGTCCGGAATCACCGCATTTCTCCGCCTTTGATGCTGCGCGATTTGATACGTTGTTCAATCATGACCAGGGCTTTTTCGCGCAGAGCTTCACATTTCCTGGGCAATACGGCACACATCTGGACGCGCCAATCCATTTCGTTCGGGATACTCGATATCTGGAAGAGCTGGATTTGAAGGAGCTTGTGCTGCCGCTCGTTGTTATTGACCAATCCGAAGCGGTTGCGGCGAACTCCGATTTTACGCTGAATGTGGAGCACATTCTCGCATTCGAGGAGGAGCACGGGACGATCGAGCCGGGCAGTTTCGTGGCGCTGCGCACCGATTGGAGCAAACGCTGGCCAAGCCATGAGCAGTTCGACAACAAGGATGCCGAAGGCAACAGCCATGCACCGGGCTGGTCTGTCGGGGCATTGGAGTTTTTGTTCCAGGAGCGCCGCATTCAGGCGATCGGCCACGAAACGTTTGATACGGATGCGGCGGTCGATTACCAGAAAAACGGATCGCTGCTGGCAGAGTATTACGTGCTTGCTCAAGATACATACCAGGTGGAGCTGCTGAAGAATTTGGACCAAGTGCCTGCCAAGGGAGCCGTCATCTTTAATATCGTGCCCAAGGCCGAAAAGGCATCCGGCTTCCCGGTTCGCTCCTTCGCAATCTTGCCATAA
- a CDS encoding cation:proton antiporter, with the protein MDKLIFEVGIAVALITLTGLISARLRFSVIPFYILIGMAVGPHAPQWGIVDLRFIESSTFIEFMGRLGILFLLFYLGLEFSVSRLMKSGKAILTGGMFYVGLNFASGLLLGWLADLPLKETLVVCGIMTSSSTAIVAKVLVDLKRTANPETEIIMGMIMFDDLFIAIHISILTGLVLSGATSFLSVLLVCLSALLFIVVFLVVGRKCIKYIDKALNIKSSELFLLTVMTLLFLVAGFSETLHVAEAIGALMMGLVLGESRHASRIEHQVMPFKDFFGAIFFFGFGLTIEPASLGGAVGMTVLAVVLTIVCNYGAGMIAGRLSGMSPKASLNVGFTLVSRGEFSIIMANIGKAGGLMASIQSFAVLYVLILAVLGPILTKESPWVYKQYERFRKRGSKKQSEEAREKSQ; encoded by the coding sequence ATGGATAAGCTCATATTCGAAGTGGGAATTGCCGTTGCGCTGATTACACTTACGGGGCTTATATCCGCACGATTGCGTTTTTCGGTCATTCCGTTCTATATTCTGATCGGCATGGCTGTCGGTCCGCATGCCCCCCAGTGGGGCATCGTGGATTTGCGTTTTATTGAAAGCTCAACCTTTATCGAATTCATGGGCAGGTTGGGCATACTGTTTTTGCTGTTTTATCTTGGGCTGGAATTTTCGGTGTCCCGGCTCATGAAGTCGGGCAAAGCCATTCTGACCGGGGGCATGTTCTATGTGGGCTTGAATTTTGCTTCAGGTCTGCTCCTGGGCTGGCTGGCGGATCTGCCGCTGAAAGAAACGCTGGTGGTATGCGGCATCATGACCAGTTCCTCTACCGCCATCGTGGCCAAGGTACTGGTCGATCTGAAGCGCACCGCAAATCCGGAAACGGAAATCATCATGGGCATGATCATGTTCGATGATCTGTTCATTGCCATTCATATTTCCATTTTGACAGGTCTTGTGCTTAGCGGAGCGACTTCGTTCTTAAGCGTGCTGCTGGTGTGTTTGTCGGCACTGCTGTTTATCGTGGTGTTCCTCGTCGTTGGACGGAAATGCATCAAGTACATCGACAAAGCGCTGAACATCAAATCATCGGAGCTGTTTCTGTTAACGGTCATGACCTTGCTGTTTCTCGTGGCTGGATTCTCCGAAACGCTGCATGTTGCCGAAGCCATCGGTGCGCTGATGATGGGGCTTGTGCTGGGTGAGTCCAGGCATGCTTCCCGGATCGAGCATCAGGTGATGCCGTTCAAAGATTTTTTCGGCGCGATTTTTTTCTTCGGGTTTGGCTTGACGATCGAACCTGCCTCGCTTGGGGGAGCGGTGGGCATGACGGTGCTCGCCGTTGTGCTGACGATTGTATGCAACTACGGTGCCGGCATGATTGCGGGCAGGCTGTCCGGCATGTCGCCCAAAGCTTCGCTGAACGTAGGATTTACGCTGGTGTCGCGGGGAGAGTTCTCGATCATCATGGCCAACATCGGCAAAGCGGGAGGCCTAATGGCCTCCATTCAGTCGTTTGCCGTGCTGTACGTGTTGATTCTGGCCGTGCTTGGCCCAATTCTGACGAAGGAGTCGCCATGGGTTTACAAGCAATACGAGCGTTTTCGGAAAAGGGGCAGCAAGAAGCAAAGTGAGGAAGCTCGTGAGAAATCTCAGTAA
- a CDS encoding cation:proton antiporter regulatory subunit: protein MHFKETDLPGIGRKYWLHTRSGEHLVIVVHNDERRDLFHMEAGDHPEELGDMLSLVTLDDDEARAVAAIIGGMTYKPQFQNEREVMLEGLLIEWLRIEPHSASIGRTIGELNIRQATGAVVLAVVERSRTKQFNPGPEYTFAAGATVVVAGERDQIRQLKQLLATGGL from the coding sequence ATGCACTTTAAGGAAACGGACCTGCCGGGCATCGGCAGGAAATATTGGCTTCATACCCGCAGCGGCGAACATTTGGTCATCGTCGTGCATAACGACGAGCGGCGGGATCTCTTTCATATGGAAGCAGGGGACCATCCGGAGGAGCTGGGCGACATGCTTTCGCTCGTAACGTTGGATGATGATGAAGCACGCGCCGTCGCGGCCATTATTGGCGGTATGACCTACAAACCCCAGTTCCAGAACGAACGTGAAGTCATGCTGGAGGGCCTGCTCATCGAATGGCTGCGAATCGAGCCGCACTCGGCAAGCATAGGCAGAACGATCGGAGAACTGAATATCCGGCAGGCGACGGGTGCCGTCGTGCTCGCCGTAGTAGAGCGGAGCCGCACCAAACAATTTAATCCGGGGCCAGAGTATACGTTTGCGGCCGGAGCAACCGTCGTTGTTGCAGGAGAGCGGGATCAGATCAGGCAACTGAAGCAATTGCTCGCTACCGGAGGGCTGTAG
- a CDS encoding GreA/GreB family elongation factor yields MNRRSQVQNCREKLVAQLITLGEEKRAFLDAYFDVREPERTHMERLLKAYTQCVEKLLQEPDGELDSMVLIGSSVGFEYIDFHTSDSFMITMPDEADPDQGRISFLSPVGHQLLLGRKGEVRAVSTPSGSMRIRITQISMSDPVPDTPAAGGVDHAL; encoded by the coding sequence ATGAACCGTAGGTCTCAAGTGCAAAATTGCAGAGAGAAGCTGGTTGCGCAGCTGATTACGCTGGGGGAAGAGAAACGAGCGTTTCTTGACGCCTATTTTGACGTGCGCGAACCGGAACGTACCCACATGGAGCGGCTGTTGAAGGCGTATACGCAGTGCGTTGAGAAATTGTTGCAGGAGCCGGATGGCGAGCTGGATTCGATGGTTCTCATCGGCAGCAGCGTGGGCTTTGAGTACATCGATTTTCACACTTCGGACTCTTTCATGATTACGATGCCGGATGAAGCCGATCCGGACCAAGGGCGCATCTCCTTCTTGTCCCCGGTAGGCCACCAATTGCTGCTGGGGCGGAAAGGAGAAGTGAGGGCCGTCAGCACGCCATCGGGCTCCATGCGCATACGGATCACGCAGATCAGCATGTCTGACCCGGTGCCGGATACACCGGCGGCTGGAGGTGTCGACCATGCACTTTAA
- the gdhA gene encoding NADP-specific glutamate dehydrogenase yields the protein MSTITTASNQSTAAQYVQSVYESVIARNPNEPEFHQAVKEILDSLIPVIEAHPKYMNQALLEQLVEPERVITFRVPWVDDQGKVQVNRGFRVQFNSAIGPYKGGLRFHPSVYAGIVKFLGFEQIFKNALTGLPIGGGKGGSDFDPKGKSDQEVMRFTQSFMTELYKYIGSDADVPAGDIGVGAREIGYMFGQYKRIRSAHEAGVLTGKGLLYGGSLARKEATGYGCVYFVNEMLQSKGLSFKDSTVVVSGSGNVSIYAIEKAQELGAKVVACSDSGGYIYDPEGINLDTVKQLKEVDRLRISEYVKAHPHATYTPGCEGIWSIACDIALPCATQNEIDEQAAEQLVKGGVKAIGEGANMPSTLAAIDVFLKEGVLFGPAKAANAGGVAVSALEMSQNSMRLSWSFEEVDAKLHDIMRNIYASCVDAADRYGCPGNLVAGANIAGFLKVADAMIAQGIV from the coding sequence GTGTCTACGATTACTACTGCTTCAAACCAGTCCACTGCCGCCCAGTATGTTCAATCCGTATATGAATCGGTCATTGCCCGTAACCCGAATGAACCGGAATTCCACCAGGCCGTCAAGGAGATTCTGGACTCCCTTATTCCTGTCATTGAAGCTCATCCAAAATATATGAACCAGGCGCTGCTCGAGCAGCTCGTTGAGCCGGAACGCGTCATCACTTTCCGCGTACCTTGGGTCGATGACCAAGGCAAGGTACAGGTTAACCGCGGTTTCCGCGTGCAATTCAACAGCGCTATCGGACCTTACAAAGGCGGCCTTCGCTTCCATCCGTCGGTATATGCCGGCATCGTGAAGTTCCTCGGCTTTGAGCAAATTTTCAAAAATGCACTGACCGGCCTGCCGATCGGCGGCGGTAAAGGCGGCTCCGACTTCGATCCAAAAGGAAAATCGGATCAGGAAGTCATGCGCTTCACCCAAAGCTTCATGACCGAGCTGTACAAATACATCGGCTCCGATGCCGACGTTCCTGCAGGCGATATCGGCGTAGGCGCGAGAGAAATCGGATACATGTTCGGACAATACAAACGTATCCGCAGCGCTCATGAAGCCGGCGTTCTGACAGGCAAAGGCCTGTTGTACGGCGGAAGCCTTGCTCGCAAAGAAGCAACGGGATACGGATGCGTATACTTCGTCAACGAAATGCTGCAATCCAAAGGCCTTAGCTTCAAAGACAGCACCGTGGTCGTTTCCGGTTCCGGTAACGTATCGATCTATGCGATCGAAAAAGCGCAAGAGCTGGGCGCCAAAGTTGTGGCATGCAGCGACTCGGGCGGTTACATCTATGATCCGGAAGGCATTAACCTCGATACGGTTAAACAGCTCAAAGAAGTGGATCGCCTGCGGATCAGCGAATACGTCAAAGCTCATCCACATGCAACGTATACGCCAGGATGCGAAGGCATCTGGTCCATTGCTTGCGACATCGCACTGCCTTGCGCAACGCAAAACGAGATTGATGAGCAAGCGGCAGAACAGCTCGTCAAAGGTGGCGTAAAAGCGATCGGCGAGGGCGCAAACATGCCTTCCACGCTGGCAGCCATCGACGTATTCCTGAAAGAAGGCGTTCTGTTCGGACCTGCAAAAGCAGCCAACGCAGGCGGCGTTGCCGTATCCGCGCTGGAAATGTCGCAGAACAGCATGCGTCTCTCCTGGTCCTTTGAAGAAGTGGATGCAAAGCTGCATGACATCATGCGCAACATCTATGCAAGCTGCGTAGACGCTGCGGATCGTTACGGCTGTCCAGGCAATCTTGTAGCCGGTGCCAACATCGCTGGCTTCCTCAAAGTCGCTGACGCCATGATCGCTCAAGGTATCGTGTAA